The Plectropomus leopardus isolate mb unplaced genomic scaffold, YSFRI_Pleo_2.0 unplaced_scaffold91895, whole genome shotgun sequence DNA window ttgtttatttgcttttgagacaaaaacaaagaactttTAAGCAAATGATCATTGATGGTCCTCTGTTGAATCTCTCTAGTGGTACTGTCTTCCCAGGGCGGACACCACCACGGCCAGGAACTTCTGGAAAGCTGCCTGGACCTCACCAGTGAATTCTTTGCCCAGCCGAGAAGCGACCACAATGGTCAGGCAGTCGGAAATCAGCTGCAACACAACAAGCATCAGACAACATCAGCAACATGAAAGGTTggtgggtttttgtttgttcgtctgttttttttttttttagaataatcGTTAAGAGTCGCATTAGTTGAATGAATTTACCCTGAAGTTATCGGGGTCCACGTGCAGTTTCTCGGAGTGCAGCACGCTCAGCTCGGAATAGACGTTCTTGATGTCGTCCATGTTCTTCACAGCCCGGTCCAGACCGTGGAGGATAGTTGTTCCG harbors:
- the LOC121940653 gene encoding hemoglobin subunit beta-2-like — encoded protein: NPLVAKHGTTILHGLDRAVKNMDDIKNVYSELSVLHSEKLHVDPDNFRLISDCLTIVVASRLGKEFTGEVQAAFQKFLAVVVSALGRQYH